In Massilistercora timonensis, the following are encoded in one genomic region:
- a CDS encoding energy-coupling factor transporter ATPase: MKMVQAKQLVFEYEKRDEDGNVIGSSRAIDQVDLDVKEGQFIAILGHNGSGKSTLAKHINAILVPTEGTVWVDGRDTKDPEELWNVRQSAGMVFQNPDNQIIGTVVEEDVGFGPENLGVPTDEIWQRVEESLKAVGMLSYRYASPNKLSGGQKQRVAIAGVVAMEPKCIVLDEPTAMLDPMGRKEVLKTVQKLRKQKQVTVILITHYMEEVVDADKIYVMDHGHVVMEGTPREIFSRVEELKSYRLDVPQVTILADELRKRGLDIPAGILKKEELVEALCRLR; this comes from the coding sequence ATGAAAATGGTTCAGGCGAAACAGCTGGTATTTGAATATGAGAAGCGGGATGAAGACGGCAATGTGATCGGAAGCTCCCGCGCCATCGACCAGGTGGATCTGGATGTGAAGGAAGGGCAGTTTATCGCCATCCTGGGACACAACGGATCCGGGAAGTCTACCCTGGCCAAGCATATCAACGCCATCCTGGTCCCTACAGAAGGGACGGTCTGGGTGGACGGCAGGGACACCAAGGATCCGGAGGAACTCTGGAATGTGCGTCAGAGCGCGGGCATGGTGTTTCAGAATCCGGACAACCAGATCATCGGTACGGTGGTGGAAGAGGACGTGGGCTTTGGCCCGGAGAACCTGGGAGTGCCCACCGATGAGATCTGGCAGCGGGTGGAGGAAAGCCTGAAGGCGGTGGGAATGCTCTCCTACCGGTATGCCTCTCCCAACAAGCTGTCCGGGGGGCAGAAGCAGCGGGTGGCCATCGCGGGAGTGGTTGCCATGGAGCCCAAGTGCATCGTGCTGGATGAGCCTACCGCTATGCTGGACCCCATGGGGCGCAAAGAGGTGCTGAAAACGGTGCAGAAGCTGCGGAAGCAGAAGCAGGTGACGGTGATCCTGATCACCCACTACATGGAAGAGGTGGTGGACGCGGACAAGATCTATGTGATGGATCACGGCCATGTTGTAATGGAAGGGACGCCCCGGGAGATCTTCTCCCGGGTGGAGGAGCTGAAAAGCTACCGGCTGGACGTGCCCCAGGTGACCATCCTGGCGGATGAATTAAGGAAACGTGGACTGGACATCCCGGCGGGGATCCTGAAGAAGGAAGAATTGGTGGAAGCGTTATGTCGATTAAGATAG
- a CDS encoding energy-coupling factor transporter ATPase, whose product MSIKIEHLNYIYSPGTAYERQALKDICLEIPHGEFVGIIGHTGSGKSTLIQHLNGLVRATSGKIYYNGEDIYQEGYDMLALRSQVGLVFQYPEHQLFEVDVMTDVCFGPRNLGLDPKECEERALEALRLVGLKEKYYKSSPFELSGGQKRRAAIAGVLAMHPKVLVLDEPTAGLDPKGRDDILEQIAYLHRQTDMTVILVSHSMEDIARYADRIIVMNQGEVLYNDTPRKVFAHYQELEQVGLAAPQVTYIMHDLKEQGFPVSVDVTTVEEAAQEIMKAMEKEA is encoded by the coding sequence ATGTCGATTAAGATAGAGCATTTGAACTATATATACAGCCCGGGGACGGCCTACGAGCGGCAGGCGCTCAAAGACATCTGCCTGGAGATCCCCCATGGGGAATTTGTGGGGATCATCGGCCATACCGGATCCGGGAAATCCACGCTGATCCAGCACCTGAACGGACTTGTGCGGGCCACCAGCGGGAAGATCTATTACAACGGGGAAGACATTTACCAGGAAGGGTATGACATGCTGGCCCTGCGAAGCCAGGTGGGGCTGGTCTTTCAGTACCCGGAGCATCAGCTCTTCGAGGTGGATGTGATGACGGATGTGTGTTTTGGCCCCAGGAATCTGGGTCTTGATCCCAAAGAGTGTGAGGAGCGGGCGCTGGAGGCGCTTCGGCTGGTAGGGCTGAAGGAGAAGTATTACAAGTCTTCGCCCTTTGAACTGTCCGGGGGACAGAAGCGGCGGGCGGCCATCGCGGGCGTGCTGGCCATGCATCCCAAAGTGCTGGTGCTGGATGAGCCCACGGCAGGGCTGGATCCCAAGGGGCGGGACGATATCCTGGAGCAGATCGCCTACCTTCACCGGCAGACGGATATGACGGTGATCCTGGTATCTCACAGTATGGAGGATATCGCCAGATACGCGGACCGGATCATTGTGATGAACCAGGGAGAGGTGCTCTACAACGATACGCCCAGGAAGGTGTTCGCCCACTATCAGGAACTGGAGCAGGTGGGGCTTGCGGCCCCCCAGGTAACCTATATCATGCATGATCTTAAAGAGCAGGGCTTCCCGGTGAGCGTGGATGTGACCACGGTGGAGGAAGCGGCTCAGGAGATCATGAAGGCAATGGAGAAGGAAGCATGA
- a CDS encoding energy-coupling factor transporter transmembrane component T: protein MIRDITIGQYYPAKSILHRLDPRVKIVCTLLYLISLFLFRNLAGYLVATVFLVGIIRMSKVPFSYIVKGLKPIVLLLLITVLFNLFLTRSGEVLWQWWIFTITAGGLNTAVYMGIRLIYLIIGSSLMTFTTTPNALTDGIEELLDPLKKIHVPVHEVAMMMSIALRFIPILLEVTDKIMKAQIARGADLESGNIIQRAKSMIPILVPLFVSAFRRANDLAMAMESRCYRGGEGRTKMKPLQYHKRDYIAYIVVIIYVIAVFVIGRYISLHVWVF, encoded by the coding sequence ATGATTCGAGATATTACCATCGGACAATATTATCCGGCAAAAAGTATCCTCCACCGGCTGGACCCGCGGGTGAAGATCGTCTGCACCCTTCTGTACCTGATCTCCCTGTTTTTGTTCCGGAATCTTGCAGGGTATCTGGTGGCCACCGTTTTCCTGGTGGGGATCATCCGTATGTCCAAAGTGCCTTTCTCCTATATTGTGAAGGGATTGAAGCCCATTGTGTTGCTGCTTCTGATCACCGTCCTTTTCAACCTGTTTCTCACCAGAAGCGGGGAGGTGCTCTGGCAGTGGTGGATCTTCACCATTACGGCAGGCGGGCTGAACACGGCGGTGTATATGGGGATCCGGCTGATCTACCTGATCATCGGGTCGTCCCTTATGACCTTCACCACTACGCCAAACGCGCTGACCGACGGCATTGAGGAACTTTTGGACCCTCTGAAGAAGATTCATGTGCCGGTCCATGAAGTGGCCATGATGATGTCCATCGCCCTGAGGTTCATTCCCATCCTTCTGGAAGTGACAGATAAGATCATGAAGGCCCAGATCGCCCGGGGGGCAGATCTGGAGAGCGGGAACATCATCCAGCGGGCCAAGAGCATGATCCCGATCCTGGTGCCCCTCTTTGTGTCCGCCTTCCGACGGGCCAACGACCTGGCCATGGCCATGGAGTCCCGGTGTTACCGGGGCGGAGAAGGGCGGACCAAGATGAAGCCCCTGCAGTATCATAAGAGAGACTATATTGCGTATATTGTCGTAATTATTTATGTAATAGCAGTGTTCGTGATCGGAAGGTACATTTCACTGCATGTCTGGGTGTTCTAA
- the truA gene encoding tRNA pseudouridine(38-40) synthase TruA: MKRVRIVVAYDGTNYCGWQIQPNGITIEEVLNRVLCDLTGEEIRVIGASRTDSGVHALGNVAVFDTQSRIPPERMAYAMNQRLPEDIVVVRSEEVPLDWHPRYQPRIRKTYEYHIYHSQTPNPLRRRYSTFVSFPLDVEKMREGAAFLLGTHDFASFCSIHTNVEDTVRTVEELEITENGPEITLRIAGSGFLYNMVRIIAGTLIRVGRGFYTPERVREILEARERTEAGVTAPPEGLVLVEVCYGESDLL; the protein is encoded by the coding sequence ATGAAAAGAGTCAGAATTGTTGTCGCTTATGACGGGACGAATTATTGTGGCTGGCAGATCCAGCCTAACGGGATCACTATCGAGGAGGTTCTGAACAGGGTGCTGTGCGATCTTACGGGGGAGGAAATCCGGGTGATCGGCGCCAGCCGCACGGACTCGGGGGTCCATGCCCTGGGGAATGTGGCGGTGTTTGATACTCAGTCCAGGATCCCGCCGGAGCGGATGGCCTATGCCATGAACCAGCGGCTTCCGGAGGATATTGTGGTGGTCCGCTCGGAGGAGGTCCCGTTAGACTGGCACCCCAGATACCAGCCGCGGATCCGGAAGACTTATGAATATCATATCTATCACAGCCAGACGCCCAATCCGCTGCGTCGCCGGTATTCTACCTTTGTGTCCTTCCCCCTGGATGTGGAGAAGATGAGAGAAGGCGCCGCCTTCCTTTTGGGCACCCATGATTTCGCCAGTTTCTGCAGCATCCACACCAATGTGGAGGACACGGTGCGCACGGTGGAGGAACTGGAGATCACAGAGAATGGGCCGGAGATCACTCTGCGGATCGCAGGGAGCGGATTCTTATACAATATGGTGCGGATCATCGCGGGCACGCTGATTCGTGTGGGCAGGGGCTTCTACACCCCGGAGCGGGTCCGGGAGATCCTGGAAGCCCGGGAGCGCACGGAAGCCGGAGTGACCGCCCCGCCGGAAGGCCTTGTTTTAGTGGAGGTGTGTTATGGAGAATCAGATTTACTTTGA
- a CDS encoding aminotransferase class V-fold PLP-dependent enzyme — protein sequence MENQIYFDNGSTSWPKAPGVAEAVGGLLTRGAFNINRGNYEGAYEVEGMVLETREQLARLFGASSSRNVIFTPSVTYSLNYFIKGFLKPGDHVIVTGIEHNAVMRPLWQMKKQGVDFDVAATDREGTVSLESLEGLIRENTKAVIASHASNVCGTVTPIQEIGEICRRHHIFFAVDSAQSAGTLDIRMKDWGIDLLAFTGHKGLLGPQGIGGFLLSEALDQEMEPLIAGGTGSQSDSYEMPRTLPDKYESGTMNLPGIAGLHAALSYLEETGIQTICQKKMELTGYFLDQAREIPGVRIVGKQGIRDRVAVVSLDFQGLDNAQAAFALEQERGVMTRVGLHCAPLAHRTLETYPQGTVRFAFSGANTREEIDCCMAGIRELFSV from the coding sequence ATGGAGAATCAGATTTACTTTGACAACGGAAGTACGTCCTGGCCGAAAGCGCCGGGAGTGGCGGAGGCAGTAGGCGGGCTCCTCACCCGGGGCGCTTTCAACATCAACCGGGGCAACTATGAGGGAGCCTACGAAGTGGAGGGCATGGTGCTGGAGACCCGGGAGCAGCTGGCCCGGCTCTTTGGCGCGTCTTCTTCCAGAAATGTGATCTTCACGCCCAGCGTCACCTACTCCCTCAATTATTTCATCAAAGGCTTCCTTAAACCCGGGGACCATGTGATCGTCACCGGTATCGAGCACAATGCGGTGATGCGCCCCCTCTGGCAAATGAAGAAGCAGGGGGTAGATTTTGACGTGGCGGCCACCGACCGGGAGGGGACTGTAAGCCTGGAGAGCCTGGAGGGGCTGATCCGGGAAAATACCAAAGCAGTGATCGCCTCCCATGCTTCCAACGTCTGCGGGACGGTGACGCCCATCCAGGAAATTGGGGAGATCTGCCGCAGACACCATATTTTCTTCGCAGTGGACAGTGCCCAGAGCGCGGGAACTCTGGATATCCGTATGAAGGACTGGGGTATTGACCTTCTGGCCTTTACCGGCCACAAAGGCCTTCTGGGCCCCCAGGGGATCGGCGGGTTCCTCCTGTCGGAAGCCCTGGATCAGGAAATGGAGCCGCTGATCGCCGGTGGTACCGGAAGCCAGTCGGATTCTTATGAGATGCCCCGGACGCTGCCGGATAAATATGAGAGCGGGACCATGAATCTTCCGGGGATCGCCGGGCTTCACGCAGCCCTTTCCTATCTGGAAGAGACTGGGATCCAGACGATCTGCCAGAAGAAAATGGAACTGACCGGATATTTCCTGGATCAGGCGCGGGAGATCCCGGGAGTCCGGATCGTGGGAAAACAAGGGATCCGCGACCGGGTTGCGGTGGTGTCACTGGATTTCCAGGGACTGGACAATGCCCAGGCGGCCTTCGCTCTGGAGCAGGAGCGGGGAGTGATGACCCGGGTGGGACTTCACTGTGCGCCGCTGGCCCACCGGACGTTGGAAACCTACCCTCAGGGGACGGTGCGCTTTGCTTTTAGCGGGGCAAATACCAGAGAAGAGATCGATTGCTGCATGGCTGGGATCCGAGAATTATTTTCAGTATAG